The genomic window TCCGCCGCGTCTCTGCTTCGCGCACCACATTACGCAAATCATTAATGCCAGAAGTAACCGCACTCATGCTTACGAAATATGACTTGGTCATATTTGCAATAATCCGCGCTAATGTCGTCTTGCCTGATCCTGGCGGCCCCCAAAATATGATGGAGAATACTTCATCGTTCTCTATTGCCCGACGTAAAATCTTTCCCTCACCTATGATATCCTGTTGCCCCACAAAATCCTCCAGCGACTCTGGGCGGATGCGATCAGCCAACGGCGCACCACGCTGAAGTTCATGCTCCAGCTTACTATCGAATAAATCCTTTTCTTGTTTTTTCTTAGAAATAGGCATAGGTTAGACCTTTTTTACTCCCCATCATTTCATTATAGTGCTGCTTGGACCAATCCGCACGCGCCACGCCAAGCCGCTCTAATGCCTTAGCTAATTTCAATTGATTGCTTTTCGTATTTGCCCCTTGGATCTCCACTTCCACAAACCAACCCAATCCTTTTACCTGGTCAATGACAATTTCAACTTTCCCCAACCGATACACACGCCTCTTCTTCTCCACTGCATACGCCTCTTTCATTCTTAATTCTTTCAACACTGTTCGCAGAATAGCCTCATCCCCTACCGGCACTTCAATCTCCGTGGCAGCATATCGACCCGAGCTCATATGAAGTTCGAGCCGTGTCTCCTTACTGATATAATCATGCCGCACGCGCAGTATTTTTCCTGATCGCTTGGTAAATGATAGGCCAAATGGCTGATAATACCGATCTACTTGATGTTTCCGGCCAACATACCGTGCACCCAACTGCTTGAGCCTGCGTTCTAATTCAGGACGATTGCGAATATGTGCTTTAATTTCTATTTCCATGGCTTTTCCAGGTAATGCGTTTTAATAATGGCCCATACAAATCTTCATCCCAACCAATGGTAAATGCGCTGTACTTTTTTCGCGGGCGATAGGGTTGGGCGGTAAAGGCTACTTGGGGCACGTCTGAGATGACAACCAATGGAGTTTGCTCAGTCCCCTCACCCATGGCAAACACCGCCGCACCCGCCAGTGCATCCACCACATTGGTGGTGGACACTTTAAACTTTCTGCCAAACAAGTCTTTGGTGCCGCGATAATCGTTAATCGGACGAAAACCATAGTGCCCCAGTCCAATGCCTAATACGCCGCGACGCATGGGCACGGTATGACTGTCAGTAATGACCACGCCAACTTTTTTCACGCGATACGTTTTCCGTAACCATTGCCAAATTTCTTTGGCAATTTTTTCCGGCTGCTTGGGCCAGAGCACATAGTACTCGCCGCTATTTGAGGCATCAATGCCAGCAGATGGTATTAAAATATTATGTTTGATAGTTAAAACGGCGTAGCCACCTGGAACAAATCGGCGCGGTATATATTTATCCGCTTCTTTGATAATGAGTTCATCTTTACTTTTCACCGAATCCTTCCGGACGCACCGTCCCTGATGGATACTGACTACTTTCGAGGCAATAGCAATGATAGAACCCTCGTGCACCTGCCGCAAACCCTTACGCAAAACAGCGTACAGATCGTCCTGCGGCGGATAAAAAACTTTAGTTTTTATGGCTTTTACGCGCATAGAATTAACATAATCATAGCATTTTTAACACTTCTCCGATATGGGGCTTGACACTAAACATGGTTAGTGGTATGGTACTGGGTTGTAAATTGAAAACCTTTCTCGAGATGCGCTTTATGTGTTAAAATGGCGTCTAGACCTATGTTACCCACTCAGCCGCTCTGACTGCCGGGGATTGGCCTAATTTCCGCCTAAGGCGGATCAGCCTCTGGCTGAGGCGAAACTTCTTATGTTTACTGTATATGTTTTGAAAAGTAAACGTAACGGAAAACGCTACGTTGGATACACATCAAAGAAGCCAACTCTACGATTGGGGGAACATAACCAAGGTTCTAATACGTGGTCTCGACATAACGGTCCATTTTCACTGATACATACTGAAAAATTTCCTGATAAAACATCTGCTATCAAACGTGAACGATTTCTGAAGTCAGATGTGGGAAGAAAATGGCTTGACAGTTTCCTGTCTGATGTCTGACGCGATCTCCGTCGGGGATTGGCCTAATTGGCTAAGGCGCACGATTCGGGTTCGTGAGATTCCGGGTTCAAGTCCCGGATCCCCGACGGAGATCGGATCAAAAGCTAATAAAAAAGTCACAACAGCTGTATATTACAATTGTGCCTGCACATGAATAATTCATTCGCGAATCGTTCATGTGCATTCATAATTACGTGAATGCGAAACCTTCACCCTTCCTTTTTAGGAGGACACCTTGATCCTTTCATCTTCTCCTCACAGTCCGCCGAGACATTGATTCATTATTTGGATCACACAGATGAGTAACCAAAAACTTTTCAATGTCATCGGAGGACTATCTATGAGTAAATCTACGCAAGTTCAGCTGGCTGAACTGTTCCCCAAGGGTTCCGGCCGTGCACCAGAAGGCACCAGAATTCACTTTCAGCCGGACGGGCTGAATGAAACGGTGACCGGTACGGTCAAGAAAAGATCGGGCAATATGGCCCGCATCGAATTCCTGGATCCCAATAAGAGTGGGGCGCCAACCAGAGTTGACCTTCCTCTCACACAGGTCGTCACCAAACTCGGCTAAATCAGCCACACTTCGCGTATTATCTCATTTCAACGGCT from Candidatus Kerfeldbacteria bacterium includes these protein-coding regions:
- the cyaB gene encoding class IV adenylate cyclase; this translates as MEIEIKAHIRNRPELERRLKQLGARYVGRKHQVDRYYQPFGLSFTKRSGKILRVRHDYISKETRLELHMSSGRYAATEIEVPVGDEAILRTVLKELRMKEAYAVEKKRRVYRLGKVEIVIDQVKGLGWFVEVEIQGANTKSNQLKLAKALERLGVARADWSKQHYNEMMGSKKGLTYAYF
- a CDS encoding coenzyme F420-0:L-glutamate ligase; its protein translation is MRVKAIKTKVFYPPQDDLYAVLRKGLRQVHEGSIIAIASKVVSIHQGRCVRKDSVKSKDELIIKEADKYIPRRFVPGGYAVLTIKHNILIPSAGIDASNSGEYYVLWPKQPEKIAKEIWQWLRKTYRVKKVGVVITDSHTVPMRRGVLGIGLGHYGFRPINDYRGTKDLFGRKFKVSTTNVVDALAGAAVFAMGEGTEQTPLVVISDVPQVAFTAQPYRPRKKYSAFTIGWDEDLYGPLLKRITWKSHGNRN
- a CDS encoding GIY-YIG nuclease family protein — encoded protein: MFTVYVLKSKRNGKRYVGYTSKKPTLRLGEHNQGSNTWSRHNGPFSLIHTEKFPDKTSAIKRERFLKSDVGRKWLDSFLSDV